AGCTTGTCCATGGTTGTCTGAGCATACCAGGTTGGGTTGCCCCCAACATTCCACATGCAGCAGAATTGGCATATGACAGGTTGCCGTGAGAATCCACCGCGACAATTCCTTCTCCCGCACTTTCTAGTATCATGGCGGTTCGTGCCCGCTCGGTTCCCAAAGCCGCGAGAGCTCGCAACTTGCTCGTCCTTGAGGACACATAAAGCGTCCAAATCCCGACTGCGGCAAGAGACACCAACAGCGCGCTGCCGGCGACAAGCCGCGCTTGCGTTGTTTCGCCCTTCACCCATTTCTCGGCAGCTTTCAATACGACGTTCAGGCCTCCTCCCGCCATCGCATGCGAGATAGAAACTGGAACTCCCAGCAACACATCTCCATCAATGCGAGCGAGCGCCCCCGCGCGCGCGCCTCCAATTGCAGCACCAAGAGCGGCTTGAGCCTCGCTTTGCGACAACGGCGCGGGTCGCCTTCCAGAATTGGTTTCCTCGTCGAATAACTCCCCAGCGTCCGAAACCAAGAAGACAGAGTTTCCCGCACGTACGAATGAATTCTCCTGCGCCAAATCCGCAATGCGCTGAAAATTCAGGCGTGTACTCACGACACCCAGATGTGCACTACTCCCGCTTTCGTTCACCGGGGCCGAGTACGCCACAGACAATCCGCTACTCCCGAAAATCGGCGGCGTAAAGTCGCAGTGTGTCTGGAATTCCATCCGTGATTCACGGCTCTTGTCCGATAGACAGCGTTGAATTACATCGCGCTTCGAGAAATCTCCCTGATAAAGCGCTTCCAGTCGACTCCGCTCGATCGGTCGATGTTCGTGATCCTCAGAGTTAACCCCGAGGAGTCTTCCTTCCGCGTCAAAAATTGCGACGATGTCAAGTTCGAGAGAGTTGGCTAGCAGTTCATTCGCCAATGCTTCGGCTGCGGCGCGGTCGTGCCGCCGAATCACTTCCGGGAGACGCGGGCTATTGGATAGGGCAATCGTTTTTCGCAGACCGTTCTCTCCTACAGCCCTGATCTTGCCGACTAATTCGGAAGACAGATCCTTCATGTGAGCAAGCGGCCCGCAGTTTTCTCCGTTCGCACTGCCCCACAGCAATGAAGAGGCGGCGGCCACCGCAATCGCTAGGAATGCGATCGCAGGGGCGACGACCACGAGCGATCTCCAGCCCTTGCTATGCCGCGTTGAAACGTCCGGAACTCTCTGCTTCTCTGCTGCCGGCTTCGACATGGAATGTCTCCTTCGAACCGCTTGACGCTCACGCATAGCACTCGGATCGCGGGCTTCTCCTTTGCTCGATCAGTGATCG
The DNA window shown above is from Phycisphaeraceae bacterium and carries:
- a CDS encoding PAS domain S-box protein, coding for MSKPAAEKQRVPDVSTRHSKGWRSLVVVAPAIAFLAIAVAAASSLLWGSANGENCGPLAHMKDLSSELVGKIRAVGENGLRKTIALSNSPRLPEVIRRHDRAAAEALANELLANSLELDIVAIFDAEGRLLGVNSEDHEHRPIERSRLEALYQGDFSKRDVIQRCLSDKSRESRMEFQTHCDFTPPIFGSSGLSVAYSAPVNESGSSAHLGVVSTRLNFQRIADLAQENSFVRAGNSVFLVSDAGELFDEETNSGRRPAPLSQSEAQAALGAAIGGARAGALARIDGDVLLGVPVSISHAMAGGGLNVVLKAAEKWVKGETTQARLVAGSALLVSLAAVGIWTLYVSSRTSKLRALAALGTERARTAMILESAGEGIVAVDSHGNLSYANSAACGMLGATQPGMLRQPWTSYAPSATTGGAANEWHTEEAILRRADGSQFHARVTTAGLPDDAGSVVTFLDLTAQMELQAQLLKATRQAGMAEVATGVLHNVGNVLNSVNVSANLVNERIRKSEVASLKDAGDALQQHRGDLARFLSTDARGKHFADYLVQLAQCLGAERTSLLEELEVVTRGVEHVKHIISMQQEHAKKQGVLEKTRADRMFIDALEMQKSELRECGIAVECDFDPSPAILVDKHQVIQILVNLICNATQAMAASGARDKRLTLSLRAAIEEGKRFIHFEVSDNGIGIPSQNLTKVFSHGFTTRKDGHGFGLHSASNVAKTMGGSLTAFSDGIGKGARFVLSIPVHEVGILSDGGSEALQPTVEDACTAS